One genomic segment of Solibacillus isronensis includes these proteins:
- the rpsH gene encoding 30S ribosomal protein S8 yields MTMTDPIADMLTRIRNANMVRHEKLEVPASNVKKEIAEILKREGFVRDVEYVEDNKQGIIRIFLKYGKENERVITGLKRISKPGLRVYAKTNEVPKVLNGLGIALVSTSNGLLTDKEARAKQVGGEILAYIW; encoded by the coding sequence ATGACAATGACTGATCCGATTGCAGATATGCTTACACGCATTCGTAATGCGAACATGGTTCGTCACGAGAAGTTAGAAGTTCCTGCTTCTAACGTAAAGAAAGAGATCGCTGAAATTTTAAAGCGTGAAGGTTTCGTACGTGATGTAGAATATGTAGAAGACAACAAGCAAGGTATCATCCGTATTTTCTTAAAATACGGTAAAGAGAACGAGCGTGTTATCACTGGTCTAAAACGTATTTCTAAACCAGGTTTACGTGTATATGCTAAAACAAACGAAGTACCTAAAGTATTAAACGGTCTTGGTATCGCTTTAGTATCTACTTCAAACGGTTTATTAACTGACAAAGAAGCTCGCGCTAAACAAGTTGGCGGAGAGATCTTAGCATACATTTGGTAA
- the rpsN gene encoding 30S ribosomal protein S14 gives MAKKSMIVKQQRTQKFKVQEYTRCERCGRPHSVYRKFKLCRICFRELAYKGQIPGVKKASW, from the coding sequence GTGGCAAAAAAATCAATGATCGTTAAACAACAACGCACGCAAAAATTTAAAGTTCAAGAATATACACGTTGTGAACGCTGTGGCCGTCCACACTCTGTATACCGCAAATTTAAACTTTGCCGTATTTGTTTCCGTGAACTTGCATATAAGGGACAAATTCCTGGCGTTAAAAAAGCCAGCTGGTAA
- the rplE gene encoding 50S ribosomal protein L5 — MSRLKEKYLNEVSPALMSKFEYKSVMQVPKVEKIVINMGVGDAVQNSKALDVAVEELTTITGQKPVVTKAKKSIAGFRLREGQAIGAKVTLRGERMYEFLDKLISIALPRVRDFRGVSKKAFDGRGNYTLGVKEQLIFPEIDYDKVSKVRGMDIVIVTTANSDEEARELLTQFGMPFQK, encoded by the coding sequence ATGAGCCGCCTAAAAGAAAAGTATTTAAACGAAGTTTCACCTGCTCTTATGAGCAAGTTCGAATATAAATCAGTAATGCAAGTTCCAAAAGTGGAGAAAATCGTAATCAACATGGGTGTTGGTGACGCTGTTCAAAACTCAAAAGCTCTTGATGTAGCTGTTGAAGAATTAACAACAATTACTGGTCAAAAACCAGTAGTAACTAAAGCGAAAAAATCTATCGCAGGTTTCCGTTTACGTGAAGGTCAAGCGATCGGTGCTAAAGTTACACTACGCGGTGAGCGTATGTATGAATTCCTGGATAAATTAATCTCTATCGCACTTCCACGTGTACGTGACTTCCGTGGTGTTTCTAAAAAAGCATTCGACGGTCGCGGTAACTATACATTAGGTGTTAAAGAACAATTAATTTTCCCAGAAATCGATTACGATAAAGTTTCAAAAGTACGCGGTATGGACATCGTGATCGTAACTACTGCGAATTCTGACGAAGAAGCTCGCGAGTTATTAACACAGTTCGGTATGCCGTTCCAAAAGTAA
- the rplX gene encoding 50S ribosomal protein L24 — protein sequence MHVKKGDKVKVITGKDKGKEGVILAAFPKQDRVLVEGVNIVKKHVKPNQLNPQGGIVSQEAAIHVSNVMLIDPKSGEPTRVGIEIKDGKKVRVAKKSGVVID from the coding sequence ATGCATGTTAAAAAGGGCGATAAAGTAAAGGTAATTACTGGTAAAGACAAAGGTAAAGAAGGCGTAATCTTAGCTGCTTTCCCTAAACAAGACCGTGTTCTTGTTGAAGGTGTAAACATCGTTAAGAAACACGTTAAACCTAACCAACTTAACCCACAAGGTGGAATTGTATCTCAAGAAGCTGCAATCCACGTTTCGAACGTAATGCTAATCGATCCTAAATCTGGCGAGCCGACTCGTGTAGGTATTGAGATCAAAGATGGCAAAAAAGTTCGTGTTGCAAAAAAATCAGGTGTAGTAATCGACTAA
- the rplN gene encoding 50S ribosomal protein L14 encodes MIQQESRMKVADNSGAREVLTIKVLGGSGRKTANIGDIVVCTVKKATPGGVVKKGDVVKAVIVRTKSGARRKDGTYIKFDENACVIIKDDKSPRGTRIFGPVARELRDGNFMKIVSLAPEVL; translated from the coding sequence GTGATTCAACAAGAAAGTCGTATGAAAGTTGCTGACAACTCAGGTGCACGTGAAGTTTTAACGATTAAAGTACTTGGTGGTTCTGGACGTAAAACTGCAAACATCGGTGATATCGTTGTTTGTACAGTTAAGAAAGCAACACCAGGTGGCGTTGTCAAGAAAGGTGACGTTGTTAAGGCTGTTATCGTTCGCACAAAATCAGGTGCTCGTCGTAAAGACGGTACTTACATTAAGTTTGATGAGAATGCTTGCGTAATTATCAAAGATGATAAATCACCACGCGGAACTCGTATTTTCGGACCAGTTGCACGTGAATTACGTGATGGCAACTTCATGAAAATCGTTTCTCTAGCTCCAGAAGTTCTTTAA
- the rpsQ gene encoding 30S ribosomal protein S17, with protein sequence MTERNQRKVYTGRVVSDKMDKTISVLVETHKKHKLYGKRVKYSKKFKAHDELNTANIGDIVRIMETRPLSATKRFRLVEVVEKAVII encoded by the coding sequence ATGACTGAGCGTAACCAACGCAAAGTTTACACGGGCCGTGTTGTTTCTGACAAAATGGATAAAACAATTTCTGTTTTAGTTGAAACTCATAAAAAGCACAAGCTTTATGGCAAGCGTGTAAAATACTCGAAAAAGTTTAAAGCTCATGATGAGCTAAACACTGCGAATATCGGTGATATCGTACGTATCATGGAAACTCGCCCGCTATCAGCTACTAAACGCTTCCGTTTAGTTGAAGTTGTAGAAAAAGCGGTTATTATTTAA
- the rpmC gene encoding 50S ribosomal protein L29, whose translation MKANEIRDLATNEIELKVKSLKEELFNLRFQLATGQLENTARIREVRKAIARMKTVIREREISANN comes from the coding sequence ATGAAAGCTAATGAAATCCGTGACCTTGCCACTAATGAAATCGAATTAAAAGTGAAATCACTGAAAGAAGAGCTTTTCAACCTTCGCTTCCAATTGGCGACTGGTCAATTAGAAAACACAGCTCGCATCCGTGAAGTTCGCAAAGCGATCGCACGTATGAAAACTGTGATTCGTGAAAGAGAAATCAGTGCAAATAACTGA
- the rplP gene encoding 50S ribosomal protein L16: MLLPKRVKYRREHRGNMRGEAKGGKEVSFGEFGLQATTASWITNRQIESARIAMTRYMKRGGKVWIKIFPHKPYTKKPLEVRMGSGKGSPEGWVAVVKPGKVMFEIAGVSEEVAREALRLASHKLPVKCKIVKRQETGGESNES; this comes from the coding sequence ATGTTATTACCTAAACGCGTAAAATATCGTCGTGAACACCGTGGTAACATGCGTGGAGAAGCGAAAGGCGGTAAAGAAGTATCTTTCGGTGAGTTTGGCTTACAAGCTACAACAGCATCTTGGATTACAAACCGTCAAATCGAATCTGCTCGTATCGCAATGACTCGTTACATGAAACGTGGCGGTAAAGTTTGGATCAAAATCTTCCCACATAAACCTTACACGAAAAAGCCTCTAGAAGTCCGAATGGGTTCTGGTAAAGGTTCTCCTGAAGGTTGGGTAGCAGTAGTAAAACCAGGAAAAGTAATGTTCGAAATTGCTGGTGTATCTGAAGAGGTAGCACGTGAAGCACTTCGTTTAGCATCACACAAACTTCCTGTTAAATGTAAGATTGTAAAACGTCAAGAAACTGGTGGTGAATCTAATGAAAGCTAA
- the rpsC gene encoding 30S ribosomal protein S3, whose product MGQKVHPIGLRVGIIRDWESKWFAEKDYANLLHEDIKVRKYIETKLKDASVSKVEIERAANRVNITIHTAKPGMVIGKGGTEVENLRKHLTELTGKRVHINIIEIKRADLDAKLVAENIARQLENRVSFRRAQKQSIQRTMRAGAKGIKTQVSGRLGGADIARAEHYSEGTVPLHTLRADIDYAHAEADTTYGKLGVKVWIYRGEVLPTKKNSVEGGK is encoded by the coding sequence GTGGGTCAAAAAGTACATCCAATAGGACTACGTGTTGGTATTATTCGTGACTGGGAGTCAAAGTGGTTCGCTGAGAAAGACTACGCTAACTTATTACACGAAGACATCAAAGTACGTAAATATATCGAAACTAAACTTAAAGATGCATCTGTATCTAAAGTAGAAATCGAACGCGCTGCAAATCGCGTAAACATCACTATTCACACTGCGAAACCAGGTATGGTTATCGGTAAAGGTGGTACGGAAGTAGAAAACTTACGTAAACACTTAACTGAATTAACTGGTAAACGTGTGCATATCAACATTATTGAAATCAAACGTGCAGATCTTGACGCTAAATTAGTAGCTGAAAACATCGCTCGTCAACTTGAGAACCGCGTATCATTCCGTCGTGCTCAAAAACAATCAATCCAACGCACAATGCGCGCTGGTGCAAAAGGTATTAAAACACAAGTATCTGGTCGTTTAGGTGGCGCTGATATCGCGCGTGCTGAACACTATAGCGAAGGAACTGTTCCGCTTCATACATTACGTGCTGACATTGATTATGCACATGCTGAAGCTGATACTACTTACGGTAAACTAGGCGTTAAAGTTTGGATCTACCGTGGTGAAGTCCTTCCTACTAAAAAGAACTCTGTGGAAGGAGGCAAATAA
- the rplV gene encoding 50S ribosomal protein L22 — translation MTQAKAIARTVRIAPRKVRLVVDLIRGKQIGEAVAILRHTPKAASPVVEKVLKSAVANAEHNYELDVNNLVVSEIFVDEGPTLKRFRPRAQGRASAINKRTSHITIVVSEKKEV, via the coding sequence ATGACACAAGCTAAAGCTATCGCTCGTACAGTTCGTATCGCTCCTCGTAAAGTACGTCTAGTAGTAGACTTAATCCGAGGCAAGCAAATTGGTGAAGCAGTTGCAATTTTACGTCATACTCCAAAAGCGGCGTCTCCAGTCGTTGAGAAAGTATTAAAATCTGCAGTTGCTAACGCTGAACATAACTATGAGTTAGATGTTAATAACTTAGTTGTATCTGAAATCTTTGTTGATGAAGGTCCAACATTAAAACGTTTCCGTCCACGTGCACAAGGTCGTGCGTCGGCAATCAACAAACGTACTAGCCACATTACAATCGTGGTATCTGAGAAGAAGGAGGTTTAA
- the rpsS gene encoding 30S ribosomal protein S19 — MGRSLKKGPFVDDHLMKKVEAQEASEKKQVIKTWSRRSTIFPNFIGLTIAVYDGRKHVPVYVTEDMVGHKLGEFAPTRTYKGHGADDKKTRR, encoded by the coding sequence ATGGGTCGCAGCTTAAAGAAAGGACCTTTTGTTGATGACCACCTAATGAAAAAGGTGGAAGCACAAGAGGCTTCTGAGAAAAAACAGGTTATTAAAACTTGGTCTCGCCGTTCTACTATCTTCCCTAACTTCATCGGTTTAACAATCGCTGTATATGATGGACGTAAACACGTTCCTGTATACGTAACTGAAGATATGGTAGGTCATAAACTTGGTGAGTTCGCACCAACTCGTACTTATAAAGGTCACGGTGCAGATGACAAGAAAACAAGACGCTAA
- the rplB gene encoding 50S ribosomal protein L2 encodes MAIKKYKPTTNGRRNMTSSDFAEITTNKPEKSLLLPIKRKAGRNNQGKITVRHHGGGHKKQYRVIDFKRLKDGIPGRVATIEYDPNRSANIALINYADGEKRYILAAKGLEVGQTIYSGPEADIKVGNALPLANIPMGTTIHNIEMKPGKGGQLVRSAGTSAQVLGREGKYVIVRLQSGEVRLILATCRATIGQVGNQEHELINIGKAGRSRWLGKRPTVRGSVMNPNDHPHGGGEGRSPIGRKSPMTPWGKPTLGYKTRNKKNKSSKFIIRGRKK; translated from the coding sequence ATGGCGATTAAAAAGTATAAGCCAACCACAAATGGTCGTCGTAATATGACGTCATCTGACTTTGCGGAAATTACAACTAATAAACCAGAGAAATCTTTATTATTACCAATTAAACGCAAAGCTGGTCGTAACAACCAGGGTAAAATTACTGTTCGTCATCACGGTGGCGGTCACAAGAAACAATACCGTGTTATCGATTTTAAACGTCTTAAAGACGGCATTCCAGGACGAGTTGCTACGATCGAATACGATCCAAACCGTTCTGCGAACATCGCTTTAATTAACTATGCTGACGGTGAAAAACGTTACATCTTAGCTGCGAAAGGTCTTGAAGTAGGTCAAACTATTTATTCAGGTCCAGAAGCGGATATCAAAGTAGGTAACGCATTACCATTAGCAAACATTCCAATGGGTACAACAATCCATAACATCGAAATGAAACCTGGTAAAGGTGGACAATTAGTACGTTCAGCTGGTACTTCTGCGCAAGTATTAGGTCGTGAAGGTAAGTATGTAATCGTTCGTTTACAATCTGGTGAAGTTCGTTTAATTCTTGCTACTTGCCGTGCAACAATCGGTCAAGTTGGTAACCAAGAACATGAACTTATCAACATCGGTAAAGCAGGTCGTTCTCGCTGGTTAGGTAAACGCCCAACTGTACGTGGTTCTGTAATGAACCCTAACGATCACCCACACGGTGGTGGTGAAGGACGTTCTCCAATTGGACGTAAATCTCCAATGACACCATGGGGTAAACCAACTCTTGGTTACAAAACTCGTAACAAGAAAAATAAATCATCTAAATTTATTATTCGTGGACGTAAAAAATAA
- the rplW gene encoding 50S ribosomal protein L23, with product MEARDILKRPVITERSSEIMAEKKYTFEVDTRANKTQVKDAVEEIFGVKVEKVNVMNYKGKFKRVGKFGGYTNKRRKAIVKLTADSKEIELFEI from the coding sequence ATGGAAGCACGTGATATCTTAAAACGTCCGGTCATTACTGAGCGTTCTTCAGAAATTATGGCAGAGAAAAAGTATACTTTCGAAGTAGACACTCGCGCTAACAAAACTCAAGTTAAAGACGCTGTTGAAGAAATCTTCGGTGTTAAAGTTGAGAAAGTAAACGTAATGAACTACAAAGGTAAGTTCAAACGCGTTGGTAAATTTGGCGGCTACACTAACAAACGTCGTAAAGCGATTGTTAAATTAACTGCTGATTCAAAAGAAATCGAGTTATTCGAAATCTAA
- the rplD gene encoding 50S ribosomal protein L4, which yields MTKVSVLSQTGASVGEIELNDAIFGIEPNEAVLFDAVVAQRASLRQGNHKVKNRSAVAGGGRKPWRQKGTGRARQGSIRSPQWRGGGVVFGPTPRSYAYKLPKKVRRLAIKSALSTKVLEQNLVVLDALSFDAPKTKDFKSVLAALEISKKALFVTAEVNENAILSARNIPGVTVLTAEGINVLDLLGHDKVVFTQDAVKKVEEVLG from the coding sequence ATGACAAAGGTTTCAGTACTTAGTCAAACAGGTGCTTCAGTTGGTGAAATCGAATTAAACGATGCGATTTTCGGAATCGAGCCAAACGAAGCTGTATTATTCGACGCTGTAGTTGCACAACGTGCTTCTTTACGTCAAGGTAATCACAAAGTTAAAAACCGTTCTGCAGTTGCTGGTGGTGGTCGTAAACCATGGCGTCAAAAAGGAACTGGTCGTGCTCGTCAAGGTTCGATCCGCTCTCCACAATGGCGTGGTGGTGGTGTTGTATTCGGTCCTACTCCACGTAGCTACGCTTACAAACTACCTAAGAAAGTTCGTCGCTTAGCGATTAAGTCTGCTTTATCTACAAAAGTATTAGAGCAAAACTTAGTAGTACTTGATGCATTATCATTTGATGCACCAAAAACAAAAGATTTCAAATCAGTATTAGCTGCTTTAGAAATCAGCAAAAAAGCATTATTCGTAACTGCTGAAGTTAACGAAAACGCTATTTTATCTGCTCGTAACATCCCTGGTGTTACAGTGTTAACAGCTGAAGGAATCAACGTATTAGACCTATTAGGTCACGATAAAGTTGTATTCACTCAAGATGCTGTAAAAAAAGTTGAGGAGGTGCTTGGATAA
- the rplC gene encoding 50S ribosomal protein L3, whose translation MTKGILGRKIGMTQVFAENGDLIPVTVIEATPNVVLQKKSVETDGYEAIQLGFEDKRVKLSNKPAQGHVAKANTAPKRFIREFRNLEAATYEVGQEVKVEIFAEGDVIDVTGVTKGKGFQGVIKRHGQSRGPMSHGSRYHRRPGSMGPVAPNRVFKQKKLPGQMGGTVVTIQNLEIVKVDVERNLLLVKGNVPGSKKALVTVKTAIKSK comes from the coding sequence ATGACTAAAGGAATCTTAGGTAGAAAAATTGGTATGACTCAAGTTTTCGCTGAAAACGGAGATCTTATCCCAGTAACAGTAATCGAAGCTACTCCAAACGTAGTTTTACAAAAGAAATCTGTTGAAACTGATGGCTACGAAGCGATCCAATTAGGTTTTGAAGACAAGCGCGTTAAGCTTTCTAACAAACCTGCACAAGGTCACGTAGCAAAAGCAAATACTGCTCCTAAGCGCTTCATCCGTGAGTTCCGCAACTTAGAAGCTGCGACTTACGAAGTTGGTCAAGAAGTCAAGGTTGAAATTTTCGCTGAAGGCGATGTAATCGATGTAACAGGTGTAACAAAAGGTAAAGGTTTCCAAGGTGTTATTAAACGTCATGGTCAATCTCGCGGCCCTATGTCTCACGGTTCTCGTTACCACCGTCGTCCTGGTTCAATGGGTCCAGTTGCCCCGAACCGCGTATTCAAGCAAAAGAAATTACCTGGTCAAATGGGTGGCACAGTTGTTACTATTCAAAACCTTGAAATCGTTAAGGTTGATGTAGAGCGCAACTTACTACTTGTTAAAGGTAATGTTCCTGGTTCTAAAAAAGCATTAGTAACAGTTAAAACTGCTATTAAATCAAAATAA
- the rpsJ gene encoding 30S ribosomal protein S10: protein MAKQKIRIRLKAYDHRILDQSAEKIVETAKRSGAGVSGPIPLPTERSVYTILRAVHKYKDSREQFEMRTHKRLIDIVNPTPQTVDALMKLDLPSGVDIEIKL from the coding sequence ATGGCAAAACAAAAAATTCGTATTCGTTTAAAAGCATATGATCACCGTATCCTTGATCAATCTGCTGAGAAAATCGTTGAAACTGCGAAACGTTCAGGTGCTGGAGTATCGGGTCCGATCCCACTACCAACTGAAAGATCTGTATACACGATCTTACGTGCGGTTCATAAGTACAAAGATTCTCGTGAGCAATTTGAAATGCGCACACATAAACGTCTTATCGACATCGTTAACCCGACACCACAAACTGTTGATGCGTTAATGAAGCTTGATTTACCATCTGGCGTTGATATCGAAATCAAACTTTAA
- a CDS encoding Na+/H+ antiporter family protein has translation MNAVLIAVGVMLILSLLRINVVLSLTIGAIIGGLAGGLDITETIKAFVDGLGGGATIALSYALLGGFALAISRTGIPEILVKAILKIVQREGDTQKKGAAKALIFLVLLAMAIMSQNLIPVHIAFIPLIVPPMIKIMNMLQIDRRLIACILTFGLVMPYMFIPAGFGLIYQGIIVDQMAIAGLDVVLSDVPKAMAIVALGMAVGLVGAFVAYRKPRQYENIELDTTNDLNKDVNTLHIIFAAVALITSVVVQVMTDSMIVGSIAGIIILYITGALKAKEADKVLSDGMRMMAFVGFVMISANGFSAVINATGDVETLVSGAMDIFNGNVSIAVLVMLIVGLIVTMGIGSSFATIPIIAAIFVPIAIELGLSELAIICLIGTAGVLGDAGSPASDSTLGPTAGLNVDGQHNHIWETCVPTFIFYNIPQIIFGWIAVVFFL, from the coding sequence ATGAATGCTGTTTTAATAGCGGTAGGGGTCATGCTTATTTTAAGCCTACTGCGTATAAATGTCGTTTTATCCCTGACTATTGGGGCAATTATTGGCGGCCTTGCCGGCGGATTAGATATAACAGAGACGATTAAGGCCTTTGTAGACGGTCTTGGCGGGGGTGCAACCATTGCGCTAAGCTATGCATTGCTAGGCGGATTTGCACTTGCAATATCTCGTACTGGTATCCCTGAAATATTAGTAAAAGCAATTTTAAAAATTGTACAGCGTGAAGGTGACACTCAAAAGAAAGGTGCTGCCAAAGCATTAATCTTCTTAGTATTGCTGGCAATGGCAATCATGTCGCAAAACTTGATTCCGGTGCATATTGCATTTATTCCTTTAATCGTACCGCCAATGATCAAAATTATGAACATGCTGCAAATTGACCGCCGTTTAATCGCATGTATTTTAACGTTCGGTTTAGTTATGCCTTATATGTTCATACCTGCAGGGTTCGGTTTAATCTATCAGGGTATTATAGTCGATCAAATGGCCATAGCAGGGCTAGACGTTGTTTTGAGTGATGTTCCTAAGGCAATGGCTATTGTAGCGCTAGGGATGGCTGTAGGTCTTGTAGGAGCCTTTGTTGCCTACCGTAAACCTAGACAATATGAAAATATCGAACTGGATACAACGAATGACTTAAATAAAGATGTAAATACATTACACATTATTTTTGCTGCCGTAGCGTTAATTACTTCTGTGGTAGTACAAGTAATGACGGATTCAATGATTGTCGGGTCGATTGCCGGTATTATCATTTTATATATTACAGGCGCACTAAAAGCAAAAGAAGCAGATAAAGTTCTATCGGATGGAATGCGTATGATGGCATTTGTCGGGTTCGTTATGATTTCAGCAAACGGATTTTCAGCTGTTATAAATGCTACAGGCGATGTTGAAACACTAGTATCAGGTGCAATGGACATTTTTAACGGGAATGTAAGTATAGCCGTTTTAGTTATGTTAATTGTCGGTTTAATTGTCACAATGGGAATTGGTTCTTCATTTGCAACGATTCCAATCATTGCAGCAATCTTTGTTCCAATCGCAATTGAACTGGGACTAAGTGAATTAGCGATCATCTGTTTAATTGGAACAGCGGGTGTACTCGGTGATGCTGGCTCTCCGGCATCCGATTCTACTCTAGGTCCGACAGCGGGGCTAAATGTCGATGGACAGCACAATCATATTTGGGAAACATGTGTACCAACATTTATCTTCTATAATATTCCCCAGATTATTTTCGGCTGGATTGCAGTCGTTTTCTTCCTATAA
- a CDS encoding ABC transporter permease: MKLRQLVIKSMIKNMRHYYLYFFALIFSVTLFFSFVTLQYNESVIEATKASGTAASGFEAASYMLYFIVLFFVLYANHLFIKRRSKEIGLYQLVGMTKGLVTRLIAFENILLFAGAVSAGILLGFLSSRLFAMILLKLLKFDAVVTLSISKVAVVNTLIVFGILLVIILVQMAFMVYRTTLLSLFNASKQADERVKRFSVFPMLMGAIGLALIIYGYYKSTVLFSGQTTNLFLSMIIILATTIGGTYFVFRYSVAFILNLFRIRKKGHLNLTDVLALTPIMHRMKGNAKSLTLITVITAVSLAITTLSYISYYSANSTAENSIPADYIIVDGREEAFIDALEENELAFEEKTFRLTSAQFDMTDFFSGEIIDMLQGNTLADVLMIPLSDYQQLDSDVKLSEGEAIIAGYNGFQAKIMPLEAPLDLTFLHQEHQFPLKVKEVNDTSVVAWRITAGGFVVIVEDTVFEQLQQLNKEHAIGYTTKEQTSINLIDADDETYQIVEKLYKQTGANILYEDGEANRGVNKLSSQRSTVEYNLNLYGTTIFTTAFLGLAFLLATGSILYFKQMSEADEEMESYKILRKIGFTQEELTRGIMMKQLFNFGVPLLIGLLHSYFAVKSGWFLFGTELTTPLLVTMALYIVMYIIFAALTINYYRKIIKQAL, from the coding sequence GTGAAGCTTAGACAGCTCGTTATTAAAAGCATGATAAAAAATATGCGTCACTATTATTTATACTTTTTCGCACTCATTTTCAGTGTGACGCTGTTTTTCTCGTTTGTAACACTGCAGTATAATGAGTCGGTTATTGAAGCGACAAAAGCGAGCGGAACCGCAGCTTCAGGATTTGAAGCGGCTTCGTATATGCTGTATTTTATCGTACTGTTCTTCGTACTGTATGCCAATCACTTATTTATTAAGCGCCGCAGCAAGGAAATCGGTTTGTATCAATTGGTCGGCATGACAAAAGGGCTTGTGACACGCCTAATCGCTTTTGAAAACATCCTATTATTTGCTGGTGCGGTAAGCGCCGGAATTTTATTAGGCTTTTTAAGCTCACGTCTATTTGCGATGATTTTACTGAAGCTATTAAAATTTGATGCGGTTGTAACGTTGAGTATTAGTAAAGTTGCCGTTGTGAATACGCTAATTGTATTTGGCATTCTGTTAGTAATCATTTTAGTGCAAATGGCATTTATGGTATACAGAACAACATTGCTTTCGTTATTTAATGCATCCAAACAGGCGGACGAGCGTGTAAAACGCTTTAGTGTATTCCCGATGTTGATGGGTGCGATTGGGTTGGCTTTGATTATTTATGGCTACTATAAAAGTACGGTATTATTTTCAGGGCAAACAACGAACTTATTTTTAAGTATGATTATTATTTTAGCTACGACAATCGGCGGGACTTACTTTGTATTCCGCTATTCGGTTGCATTCATATTAAATCTGTTTCGTATAAGAAAGAAAGGGCATTTGAACCTGACTGATGTTCTGGCGCTGACACCGATTATGCACCGGATGAAAGGCAATGCTAAATCTCTTACACTCATTACTGTGATTACAGCAGTGTCTCTTGCAATTACCACCCTTTCCTACATTAGCTATTATTCAGCAAATAGTACGGCGGAAAACTCAATTCCAGCAGATTATATAATAGTAGATGGACGTGAAGAGGCATTCATTGATGCGCTAGAGGAGAATGAATTAGCATTTGAGGAAAAGACATTTAGACTAACAAGCGCACAGTTTGATATGACAGATTTCTTTTCTGGTGAAATAATAGATATGCTTCAAGGTAATACATTAGCGGATGTATTAATGATTCCGCTTTCGGACTACCAACAGCTTGACTCAGATGTAAAGCTTTCAGAGGGCGAAGCAATTATTGCAGGGTATAACGGCTTTCAGGCAAAGATAATGCCGCTTGAAGCACCTTTGGATTTAACATTTTTGCATCAAGAACACCAATTTCCTTTAAAAGTTAAGGAAGTAAATGATACATCGGTTGTAGCTTGGCGTATTACGGCAGGTGGCTTTGTTGTTATCGTTGAAGATACGGTTTTTGAACAGTTGCAGCAACTAAATAAAGAACATGCAATTGGTTATACAACAAAAGAGCAAACATCAATTAACTTAATTGATGCTGATGATGAAACATATCAAATTGTAGAAAAACTATATAAACAAACAGGTGCCAATATACTGTATGAAGATGGTGAAGCAAACCGAGGAGTCAATAAACTGAGTTCTCAACGATCAACTGTTGAATACAATTTAAACCTTTACGGGACAACAATATTTACTACTGCGTTTCTAGGTTTAGCATTTTTACTGGCAACGGGCAGCATTTTATACTTTAAGCAAATGTCTGAAGCGGATGAAGAGATGGAATCCTACAAGATTCTTCGGAAAATCGGTTTTACACAAGAGGAATTAACGCGCGGTATAATGATGAAACAGTTATTTAACTTTGGTGTACCGTTACTGATCGGACTATTGCACAGCTACTTCGCAGTGAAATCCGGATGGTTTTTATTCGGTACAGAATTGACAACGCCTCTACTTGTCACAATGGCATTATATATCGTCATGTATATCATATTTGCCGCATTAACAATCAATTATTACAGAAAAATAATAAAACAGGCTTTATAA